The Victivallaceae bacterium genome contains a region encoding:
- a CDS encoding SAM-dependent methyltransferase — MSLILLPNSLGHTCLSELPGELVAVTDSLDGLIAESFSGGMSFLKLCRIARAGKFPIAVLDKKIKRPSEYDFFLDPITAGENWGFVSDAGLPCIADPGSGLVARAYERKIIVKSLSGPCSLTTALMLSGLYCQRFSFMGYFPKDSKSREKLIKQCQSGSPKGGCLMETFVFIETPYRNEHTFLSLVNTLHENTILSVACDLSSPDQFVSTASVSVWKLRNLQDIVNRLKKHPTVFIFKIK; from the coding sequence TGCCTAATAGTTTGGGACACACCTGTTTAAGTGAACTTCCCGGTGAATTGGTTGCGGTTACGGATAGTTTGGATGGACTCATAGCCGAAAGTTTTTCGGGAGGTATGTCCTTTTTAAAATTATGTAGGATTGCTCGAGCCGGAAAATTTCCTATTGCCGTTTTAGACAAAAAAATCAAACGTCCTTCAGAGTATGATTTTTTTCTTGATCCTATCACGGCAGGAGAGAATTGGGGATTTGTATCGGATGCAGGTCTTCCTTGTATAGCCGATCCCGGTAGCGGCCTCGTGGCAAGAGCCTATGAACGTAAAATCATCGTTAAGTCTTTATCCGGTCCTTGTTCTTTAACGACGGCTCTTATGTTGTCCGGGCTATATTGCCAGCGTTTCTCTTTTATGGGATATTTTCCGAAAGATTCTAAATCACGAGAAAAATTAATTAAACAGTGTCAGTCCGGATCTCCTAAGGGAGGATGTTTGATGGAGACTTTCGTTTTTATAGAAACGCCTTATAGAAACGAACACACGTTTTTATCTTTAGTTAATACTCTTCATGAAAATACGATCCTTAGTGTTGCCTGTGATTTGAGTAGTCCTGATCAGTTCGTTTCCACGGCATCCGTTTCGGTATGGAAATTGAGAAATTTACAAGATATAGTAAATAGATTAAAAAAACATCCTACCGTTTTTATTTTTAAAATAAAATAA